DNA sequence from the Amycolatopsis sp. Hca4 genome:
GAAATGTGAGCTGGGTGGTCATCCCGTCGCCTGAGGCCGCAAAAATCACTTTGAGCCGGGCCCGCAACCAACAACGCGAAGTGGGGTGCCAAGACAAAGCTTGCGGGCCCGGCTCAAAGTGATAGGCCTCAATCAGGCGACGGGATGACCACCCAGCGACCCAACTCCAGAACCGGCGGCCGAGAGCGGTAGTGGTGGTCATCCCGGAGCCTGCCTGTCCGGCGAGGACGATCTTTAAAGCCACGGCAGACTTCGTGTGCAGCTTCTCGTCGCTACCGCGGCTGAGCTCTGCCGCGGCACGGCAGCGGATCCGACCTCCCCCGCCCTCCGTTCGGATTTTCAGCCGCCGGACGGGTTTGTCAAGGCGGGAAAGCGTGCCTTGACAAACCCGCCCGTCGGCTGAACAGATAGCAGGGATGAGGGGCGGGGGAGGTCTGGTGAGGTGTTTGGTTGCCTCGCGTTACCGGCCGGCGGTTTTCGACGTTCGTTTGGCCGCCGGTTCCGATGTCCTCACCCGCGCACGAACCTCACCACGTGCTCCGCCAGTTCCTCGCCCTTGTCCTCCTGCAGAAAATGCCCCGCGTCCCCGATCACCGGGTGCTCCAACCCCCGCGCTCCCCTCATCGAACGCCGCAACACCGGAGCCATCCCGCCAGTGATCGGATCACCATCCGAAAACGCCACCAGAAACGGCAATTCCAGCTCGCTCAACGTCTTCCAAGCAGCACGGTTGGCTTCCGACGCCGGGTTGTCAGGCCGGTACGGCACCAACCCCGGCATGGCCCTCGGCCCCGCCTTGTACATCTCGTTCGGGAACGGTGCGTCGTAAGCCGCCCGGACCTCCGATGACAGCGATGTGCGGCACCCCGCCTGCACCGACCGGCCGACGTCGAGCACCGGGGCCTTTTCGATCGCTTCACGGAACGCGTGCCACACCGGTGGCATGTCCTGGTCGCCCGTTGGCAGGCCGGTGTTCGAAGCCACCACCCGCGCGAACCGGGATGGCTGCGAAGCGACCAGGCGCAAGCCGATCAACCCACCCCAGTCCTGGCCGACCAGCGTCACCTCGCGCAGGTCCAGTGCGTCGAACGCGAACGCGCGCATCCACTCCACGTGCCGGGCGTACGAGTGGTCCGCCATGTCGGCCGGCTTGTCCGACCGGCCGAAACCCACCAGGTCCGGTGCGATCGCCCGCAGGCCCGCCGCCGCCAGGACCGGGAGCATCTTGCGGTACAGGAACGACCAGCTCGGCTCGCCGTGCAGCAACAGCACCACCGGGCCGTCCGCCGGGCCTGCCTCGACGTAGCCCACTCTGATCCGGCCGCCGTGGGGGTCCGCCAGCTCCGCGTAACGGGGCTCGTACGAAAAGTCGGGCAGGTCCGTGAACCGGTCGTCCGGTGTCCTCAGCAGGCGCACGGACCCCACGGTAGTGGTGAACGTCAGGAGATGCCGACCGCCACCACGAGACCCAGGCCGAGGTGCGCCGCCGCGACCACGATGCTCACCGGGGCGAACTTCTCGCTCTCGATCGTCGAGGCCACGTCGATGCGGGTCGCCCACTCCAGGAGCCGGACCGCGATCACCTGGACCGCGATCCCGAGCAGGCCGTAGACCAGCGATGTGATCAGGCCCTCGGTGAGGTCGCTCGCCGAGTTGAAGATCGCCACGACCACGATGAACGCCATCGAGAGCATTCCGGACGCCGTCACGATCACCGCGTTCGGCAGGCCCTGCGTCACCAGCTTCGACAGCTTGCCCGGTGTGGTCCAGTCGATCGCGTAGAAGCCGGCGAACATCAGCAGCAGGCCGACGACGCCGTACAGCAGGATCGCGCCGATCCCCCGCACGAGGTCGGAGCCGAACGTGTCGGACAGCGCAAGGGTCGTGTTCACGAATTGTCTCCCGGGAGAAAAGAGCTGATCAGCAGCGGTGTTGTATCACGACTCGGGGATGCGGTGTGGGACGAATGCCGCACCGTCGTCCGTCACCAGGCCGCCGGTCTCGCGGATGCCGAGGCCCGCGGAGCTGTCGCCGACGATCCACGCACCCAGCGCCGGCCGGTAGCCGTCGAACTCGGGC
Encoded proteins:
- a CDS encoding haloalkane dehalogenase, producing MRLLRTPDDRFTDLPDFSYEPRYAELADPHGGRIRVGYVEAGPADGPVVLLLHGEPSWSFLYRKMLPVLAAAGLRAIAPDLVGFGRSDKPADMADHSYARHVEWMRAFAFDALDLREVTLVGQDWGGLIGLRLVASQPSRFARVVASNTGLPTGDQDMPPVWHAFREAIEKAPVLDVGRSVQAGCRTSLSSEVRAAYDAPFPNEMYKAGPRAMPGLVPYRPDNPASEANRAAWKTLSELELPFLVAFSDGDPITGGMAPVLRRSMRGARGLEHPVIGDAGHFLQEDKGEELAEHVVRFVRG
- a CDS encoding DUF350 domain-containing protein, whose amino-acid sequence is MNTTLALSDTFGSDLVRGIGAILLYGVVGLLLMFAGFYAIDWTTPGKLSKLVTQGLPNAVIVTASGMLSMAFIVVVAIFNSASDLTEGLITSLVYGLLGIAVQVIAVRLLEWATRIDVASTIESEKFAPVSIVVAAAHLGLGLVVAVGIS